A section of the Kluyveromyces lactis strain NRRL Y-1140 chromosome F complete sequence genome encodes:
- the NAF1 gene encoding RNA-binding snoRNP assembly protein (some similarities with uniprot|P53919 Saccharomyces cerevisiae YNL124W NAF1 Protein required for the assembly of box H/ACA snoRNPs and for pre-rRNA processing, forms a complex with Shq1p and interacts with H/ACA snoRNP components Nhp2p and Cbf5p), whose translation MTGVEVDLFEQALQNESKAVTSITDTSETVETTEASETTKITETADNTDNVEQEVKEINAESGISSPETTAHSSSDFTSSDDDDDGDDDGDDLVPVIEEADDEEPAATGPIRSVHELVEEPVPVVPEDFIIDEKATINEIGTIKSAFEHNIIITASLSGEQRVLKEGSILCLQEKTLVGPVCEVFGPLQAPFYRVSFDKDKEISSTRFNDLKTKVGAKVFYVTPEARWVDTFELKQIKGTDASNGFDEELPENEQEFSDDEKEMEFKRKKKLAKKRKNNDDDSENTAGGKTAFKNKDPLPYSNKSTVSYRSRNIRENRSQYRDTEDGSSEGQISCKRPKNERPHSKSIVPTNPMQFPPGFPHMYNPQFSQPMAYGNQQPPYNNGGFYQPQYPSYPNQPLAQQQGIFQYQQQFQQPFASQPQMFPPQSNIPLPNMPLQFFPPNTTPVSQPMNTFPNFQQSGQSAAQQQYTPSRPLNDPHERSMNNN comes from the coding sequence ACTGGCGTAGAGGTTGACTTATTTGAACAGGCATTGCAAAACGAGTCTAAAGCTGTCACAAGCATAACTGACACTAGCGAGACTGTCGAGACTACTGAGGCTTCTGAAACTACCAAGATAACCGAGACAGCTGACAATACTGACAATGTGGAACAGGAAGTGAAGGAGATCAACGCTGAAAGTGGAATATCTAGTCCTGAAACAACTGCTCACTCAAGCTCTGACTTCACTTCAagcgatgatgatgatgatggtgatgatgatggtgatgatCTTGTACCGGTAATCGAAGAAgctgatgacgaagaaCCGGCTGCAACGGGACCGATTCGATCCGTACACGAATTAGTAGAAGAACCAGTGCCTGTGGTACCTGAAGACTTCATTATAGACGAGAAGGCAACCATTAATGAAATCGGCACCATTAAATCTGCTTTTGAGCACAATATCATCATTACTGCATCTCTTTCAGGGGAACAAAGAGTTTTAAAGGAAGGAAGTATACTTTGCTTACAGGAAAAGACATTGGTTGGTCCGGTATGTGAGGTCTTTGGCCCTTTACAAGCTCCATTCTATAGAGTATCGTTCGataaagacaaagaaatcaGTTCCACTAGATTCAACGATTTGAAAACCAAAGTTGGTGCCAAGGTATTCTATGTTACTCCTGAGGCCCGTTGGGTGGACACTTTTGAGCTGAAGCAAATCAAAGGAACGGATGCTTCTAACGGATTCGATGAAGAGCTGCCCGAAAATGAACAAGAGTTTTCTGATGACGAAAAGGAGATGGAGTTTAAACGTAAAAAGAAGCTAGCTAAAAAACGCAAGAATAATGACGATGATTCGGAAAATACGGCTGGCGGGAAAACTGCCTTCAAGAATAAAGATCCTTTACCATACAGTAACAAGTCCACAGTAAGTTATCgttcaagaaatatcagaGAAAATAGAAGTCAATACAGAGATACCGAAGATGGCAGTTCTGAGGGACAAATTTCTTGTAAGAGACCGAAAAATGAAAGACCGcattcaaaatcaataGTTCCAACTAATCCAATGCAGTTTCCGCCTGGATTCCCACATATGTACAACCCACAATTTTCTCAACCAATGGCGTATGGTAATCAACAACCTCCATACAACAATGGAGGCTTTTATCAACCTCAATATCCAAGTTATCCTAATCAACCACTTGCCCAGCAGCAAGGAATATTCCAGTACCAGCAACAGTTTCAACAACCGTTTGCTTCCCAGCCACAAATGTTTCCACCCCAGAGCAATATACCACTACCAAACATGCCCCTACAATTTTTCCCACCAAACACCACTCCAGTGTCACAACCAATGAATACTTTCCCAAATTTCCAACAATCTGGGCAATCTGCTGCTCAACAGCAATATACCCCTTCTAGGCCTTTAAATGATCCTCATGAAAGATCTATGAACAACAATTAA